The Setaria viridis chromosome 6, Setaria_viridis_v4.0, whole genome shotgun sequence genome contains a region encoding:
- the LOC117861090 gene encoding glutamate decarboxylase isoform X1, with protein sequence MVVTVAATGPGTDAEPVSSTFFASRYVRDPLPRYRMPDRSIPREAAFQIINDELMLDGNPRLNLASFVTTWMEPECDKLIMGSINKNYVDMDEYPVTTELQNRCVNMIAHLFNAPIKEDETAVGVGTVGSSEAIMLAGLAFKRKWQNRRKEQGKSYDKPNIVTGANVQVCWEKFARYFEVELKEVKLSEGYYVMDPVKAVEMVDENTICVAAILGSTLTGEFEDVKLLNDLLTKKNKETGLDVPIHVDAASGGFIAPFLYPELEWDFRLPLVKSINVSGHKYGLVYAGVGWVIWRSKEDLPEELIFHINYLGTDQPTFTLNFSKGSSQIIAQYYQLIRLGFEGYKNIMQNCKANAAVLREGVAATGRFDILSKETGVPLVAFSLKDSNHFSVFDISENLRRFGWIVPAYTMPADAEHVAVLRVVIREDFSRSLSERLVNDIQKILRELDARATHAVRVSSATAAQSDDGVVAKKSVLEIEREVAARWRNAVNKKTGPC encoded by the exons ATGGTGGTTACCGTGGCGGCGACCGGGCCCGGCACGGACGCCGAGCCGGTGAGCTCCACCTTCTTCGCGTCCCGCTACGTCCGCGACCCGCTCCCACG GTACCGGATGCCGGATCGGTCGATCCCGCGGGAGGCGGCGTTCCAGATCATCAACGACGAGCTGATGCTGGACGGCAACCCGCGCCTGAACCTCGCCTCCTTCGTCACCACCTGGATGGAGCCCGAGTGCGACAAGCTCATCATGGGATCCATCAACAAGAACTACGTCGACATGGACGAGTACCCAGTCACCACAGAGCTCCAG AACCGTTGCGTAAATATGATAGCTCACCTGTTCAATGCACCGATTAAGGAGGATGAGACGGCTGTTGGAGTTGGAACAGTGGGATCCTCAGAAGCAATTATGCTTGCAGGCCTAGCATTCAAGAGGAAATGGCAAAACAGGAGGAAGGAACAGGGGAAGTCATATGACAAACCCAACATTGTCACTGGTGCTAATGTTCAG GTTTGCTGGGAGAAATTTGCAAGATATTTTGAAGTAGAGCTAAAGGAGGTTAAGTTATCGGAAGGATATTATGTCATGGACCCTGTCAAGGCCGTTGAGATGGTGGATGAGAACACTATATGTGTTGCGGCCATCTTGGGATCTACTCTCACCGGGGAGTTTGAAGATGTTAAGCTATTGAATGACCTTCTTacaaagaagaacaaggaaaCTGG GTTGGATGTGCCGATTCATGTTGACGCTGCGAGCGGAGGATTCATAGCGCCTTTCCTCTACCCTGAGCTTGAATGGGACTTCAGGCTACCGCTAGTGAAGAGCATCAATGTCAGTGGGCACAAATATGGGCTTGTCTACGCTGGTGTTGGTTGGGTAATTTGGAGGAGCAAGGAAGATTTGCCTGAAGAGCTCATTTTCCATATAAACTACCTAGGGACAGACCAGCCTACATTCACGCTCAACTTCTCTAAAG GTTCTAGTCAGATCATTGCACAATACTATCAGCTCATTCGCCTAGGCTTCGAG GGGTACAAGAACATAATGCAGAACTGCAAGGCGAACGCTGCCGTTCTGCGGGAAGGCGTCGCGGCGACTGGCCGGTTCGACATCCTCTCCAAGGAGACCGGCGTGCCGCTGGTCGCCTTCTCTCTCAAGGACAGCAACCATTTCAGCGTGTTCGACATCTCCGAGAACCTGCGGCGGTTCGGCTGGATCGTTCCGGCGTACACCATGCCGGCCGACGCGGAGCACGTGGCGGTGCTCCGCGTCGTCATCAGGGAGGACTTCAGCCGGAGCCTCTCCGAGCGGCTCGTGAACGACATCCAGAAGATCCTGCGCGAGCTGGACGCCCGCGCCACCCACGCCGTGCGGGtctccagcgccaccgccgcgcagTCGGACGACGGCGTCGTGGCCAAGAAGAGCGTCCTAGAGATCGAGCGGGAGGTCGCCGCGCGGTGGAGGAACGCCGTGAACAAGAAGACCGGACCGTGCTGA
- the LOC117861090 gene encoding glutamate decarboxylase 1 isoform X2 — MVLSHANSIGRDDAVASTFASRYVRELLPRYRMPDRSIPREAAFQIINDELMLDGNPRLNLASFVTTWMEPECDKLIMGSINKNYVDMDEYPVTTELQNRCVNMIAHLFNAPIKEDETAVGVGTVGSSEAIMLAGLAFKRKWQNRRKEQGKSYDKPNIVTGANVQVCWEKFARYFEVELKEVKLSEGYYVMDPVKAVEMVDENTICVAAILGSTLTGEFEDVKLLNDLLTKKNKETGLDVPIHVDAASGGFIAPFLYPELEWDFRLPLVKSINVSGHKYGLVYAGVGWVIWRSKEDLPEELIFHINYLGTDQPTFTLNFSKGSSQIIAQYYQLIRLGFEGYKNIMQNCKANAAVLREGVAATGRFDILSKETGVPLVAFSLKDSNHFSVFDISENLRRFGWIVPAYTMPADAEHVAVLRVVIREDFSRSLSERLVNDIQKILRELDARATHAVRVSSATAAQSDDGVVAKKSVLEIEREVAARWRNAVNKKTGPC; from the exons atGGTGCTCTCACACGCCAACTCCATCGGCCGGGACGACGCCGTGGCCAGCACCTTCGCGTCGCGCTACGTGCGGGAGCTGCTGCCGCG GTACCGGATGCCGGATCGGTCGATCCCGCGGGAGGCGGCGTTCCAGATCATCAACGACGAGCTGATGCTGGACGGCAACCCGCGCCTGAACCTCGCCTCCTTCGTCACCACCTGGATGGAGCCCGAGTGCGACAAGCTCATCATGGGATCCATCAACAAGAACTACGTCGACATGGACGAGTACCCAGTCACCACAGAGCTCCAG AACCGTTGCGTAAATATGATAGCTCACCTGTTCAATGCACCGATTAAGGAGGATGAGACGGCTGTTGGAGTTGGAACAGTGGGATCCTCAGAAGCAATTATGCTTGCAGGCCTAGCATTCAAGAGGAAATGGCAAAACAGGAGGAAGGAACAGGGGAAGTCATATGACAAACCCAACATTGTCACTGGTGCTAATGTTCAG GTTTGCTGGGAGAAATTTGCAAGATATTTTGAAGTAGAGCTAAAGGAGGTTAAGTTATCGGAAGGATATTATGTCATGGACCCTGTCAAGGCCGTTGAGATGGTGGATGAGAACACTATATGTGTTGCGGCCATCTTGGGATCTACTCTCACCGGGGAGTTTGAAGATGTTAAGCTATTGAATGACCTTCTTacaaagaagaacaaggaaaCTGG GTTGGATGTGCCGATTCATGTTGACGCTGCGAGCGGAGGATTCATAGCGCCTTTCCTCTACCCTGAGCTTGAATGGGACTTCAGGCTACCGCTAGTGAAGAGCATCAATGTCAGTGGGCACAAATATGGGCTTGTCTACGCTGGTGTTGGTTGGGTAATTTGGAGGAGCAAGGAAGATTTGCCTGAAGAGCTCATTTTCCATATAAACTACCTAGGGACAGACCAGCCTACATTCACGCTCAACTTCTCTAAAG GTTCTAGTCAGATCATTGCACAATACTATCAGCTCATTCGCCTAGGCTTCGAG GGGTACAAGAACATAATGCAGAACTGCAAGGCGAACGCTGCCGTTCTGCGGGAAGGCGTCGCGGCGACTGGCCGGTTCGACATCCTCTCCAAGGAGACCGGCGTGCCGCTGGTCGCCTTCTCTCTCAAGGACAGCAACCATTTCAGCGTGTTCGACATCTCCGAGAACCTGCGGCGGTTCGGCTGGATCGTTCCGGCGTACACCATGCCGGCCGACGCGGAGCACGTGGCGGTGCTCCGCGTCGTCATCAGGGAGGACTTCAGCCGGAGCCTCTCCGAGCGGCTCGTGAACGACATCCAGAAGATCCTGCGCGAGCTGGACGCCCGCGCCACCCACGCCGTGCGGGtctccagcgccaccgccgcgcagTCGGACGACGGCGTCGTGGCCAAGAAGAGCGTCCTAGAGATCGAGCGGGAGGTCGCCGCGCGGTGGAGGAACGCCGTGAACAAGAAGACCGGACCGTGCTGA